From one Triticum aestivum cultivar Chinese Spring chromosome 4B, IWGSC CS RefSeq v2.1, whole genome shotgun sequence genomic stretch:
- the LOC123094192 gene encoding uncharacterized protein produces the protein MADYGYPDGGGEEEDMQWPPAPPAYGYPDDDGGGERPPFVLIDPRAYFADRKNATTAVIDMEAGAPNLRGRLQVTFCAVAPPLVSYFCVHASHMDRTEFPVAPSILATETDGGLALLRVATVDPVFPPDHVRPQNCQYFVYDALARKLHQLPQPGFQHRLSEPSLAIMRKPNKSSQNTSKHVSLRPHVHGEAEAEADFVVAAQSYIFWGKESPHICIYDSAIKTWSNKPVVMGSSYPERHLPSKTLTIGGSNGTVAWVDLWYNIVLCDVLAKCPKLRYLKLPTEPCDGGINPRSLRDIAVFGNTIKYVAILHHPDTSRWVATAWSIKKGRRSWPKEWHMECQLDSTHIKVDAAGRVATFPTLSSLFVGLPTLSLQNDAIVYFLAKIDFSPRQRTAWVLAVDMKNETAEQVVEFPAERTYCVAKGYDASRISAYLQPAPGTQQMPK, from the coding sequence ATGGCCGATTACGGCTATcccgacggcggcggcgaagaggaGGACATGCAGTGGCCACCGGCTCCTCCCGCCTACGGCTACcctgacgacgacggcggcggcgagcggccgcCCTTCGTCCTCATCGATCCACGCGCCTACTTCGCCGACCGTAAGAACGCCACCACCGCCGTCATCGATATGGAGGCCGGGGCCCCCAATCTCAGGGGCCGACTCCAGGTCACCTTctgcgccgtcgccccgccgctcGTCTCCTACTTCTGCGTCCACGCCTCCCACATGGACCGCACCGAGTTCCCCGTCGCGCCCTCCATCCTGGCCACCGAGACCGACGGCGGCCTCGCCCTCCTACGCGTCGCCACCGTCGACCCCGTCTTTCCGCCCGATCACGTGCGTCCCCAAAATTGCCAATACTTCGTCTACGACGCCCTCGCCCGCAAACTTCACCAACTCCCGCAACCCGGCTTCCAACACCGACTCAGCGAGCCCTCGCTCGCCATCATGCGCAAGCCCAACAAAAGCTCCCAAAACACCAGCAAGCACGTCAGCCTACGCCcccatgtacatggagaggccgaggccgaggccgactTCGTCGTTGCCGCACAATCCTACATTTTCTGGGGTAAAGAATCTCCTCACATCTGCATCTATGACTCTGCTATCAAGACCTGGAGCAACAAGCCGGTGGTGATGGGTTCATCATATCCAGAACGCcacctcccaagcaagacactcaCCATCGGAGGAAGCAATGGCACCGTGGCTTGGGTGGATCTCTGGTACAACATCGTCTTGTGTGACGTTCTCGCCAAATGCCCCAAGCTTCGCTACCTGAAGCTGCCGACCGAACCCTGCGATGGGGGTATCAATCCAAGGTCTCTTCGCGACATTGCGGTCTTTGGCAACACCATCAAGTATGTCGCGATCCTGCATCACCCCGACACAAGTCGTTGGGTAGCCACAGCATGGAGCATCAAGAAGGGCCGTCGGTCCTGGCCCAAGGAATGGCACATGGAATGCCAGCTCGATTCCACCCATATAAAGGTTGATGCGGCTGGTCGAGTCGCTACCTTCCCAACCTTGTCGTCTCTTTTCGTTGGCCTCCCCACACTCAGCCTGCAGAATGATGCCATTGTTTACTTCCTCGCCAAGATTGACTTCAGCCCAAGGCAACGCACAGCGTGGGTGCTTGCTGTTGACATGAAGAACGAGACTGCTGAGCAAGTGGTGGAGTTCCCTGCTGAGAGGACTTATTGTGTAGCCAAGGGCTACGACGCAAGTAGGATCTCTGCATATCTCCAACCCGCGCCAG